One Campylobacter sputorum subsp. sputorum DNA segment encodes these proteins:
- the tatB gene encoding Sec-independent protein translocase protein TatB → MLGMSFSEILVIALIAVLVLGPDKLPKAMVEIAKFLKFFKKSINDAKASFDQEIKIAELKADAQKYKDSLNDAKNKVRKKLTFEELEELKNGVKDISDEFNSAKNIVNENVANLSNLQENTTNLKSQDKKED, encoded by the coding sequence ATGCTTGGAATGAGTTTTTCTGAAATTTTAGTTATAGCTTTGATTGCCGTTTTGGTTTTAGGACCAGATAAGTTACCAAAAGCAATGGTAGAGATAGCTAAATTTTTAAAATTTTTTAAAAAGAGTATAAATGATGCAAAAGCTAGTTTTGATCAAGAGATTAAGATAGCTGAGTTAAAAGCTGATGCACAAAAATATAAAGACAGCTTAAATGACGCAAAAAACAAAGTTAGAAAAAAACTTACATTTGAAGAGCTTGAAGAGTTGAAAAACGGCGTAAAAGATATATCTGATGAATTTAATAGTGCTAAAAATATAGTAAATGAAAATGTTGCAAATTTATCAAATTTACAAGAAAATACGACAAATTTAAAATCACAAGATAAAAAAGAGGATTAA